The stretch of DNA CCACGTCCTCCCGCTTGGTCACGTCGCAGACCAGTCCGAGCACGTCGAGCCCACGCGCGGTGAGGTCGGACTGGGCAGCCCGGGCCGTCTCGGGGTTGAACTCCGCGATCACGGTGGAGGCACCGTGCTCGGCGAGATAGGTCGCAACGCCGAGGCCGATGCCTTGACCGGCTCCTGTCACGATGATCACTTTGTCCTGCAGGTCGGTCATGGGGCTCTCCTTGCCTCGAGGTGGGTGTCATGGGGCGCCGTGGTGGCACCGGGGGCCTGAAGCCGGCGGGTCCACTCGGGGAAGACCTCGGCACAGTGAGCGGCCAACTCCTCCGCGGAGCAGGACAGGTCGTCGCGCAGCCACGCCGTGACCAGCGCCGCGAGCGCTGCCCCGACGCCGATCGAGGCAGCGGTGACGGCCGGCTCGCCGGCGATCTCGAGAGCGCCGTATCGCAGGAACGATTCCTCGAACCTGGAGCGCAGCACGCTTGCCACGTGGTTCTGCGCGGGCGCGGCGGCGGCGCCGCGGGCGAGGACGGCGGCGTAGAACGCCCGATGCTGGGACACGTGGCCCACCAGGGCCAGCAGGTCGCGCCGCCCTTGGGCGCCGCGGTCGGCGCCTGGGGTGGCGCGCTCACGCCAGCCCAGATCGGCGATCTCGGCGAGTGACTCGTCGAGCATGCTGCAGGCGACGTCCTCCAGGGAGTCGAAGTGTGCGTAGAACGAGGATCGATTCACTCCGGCCGCTCGCGCCACCGCGCTGACCGTGATCGGCTCTGCGCCGCTGCCGGCGAGCGCAACGACCGCGTCCCGGATCTGCCGGCGGGTGCGCTCGGCCCGGGGATCGACTCTGGCATCGGTGGCCATGAGTCCGACGGTACGTCGGTTTCCGGATTTTTCCAACACGTGTTGGAGAAACCTGGATGAAGGTCACATGATGCCGAGGTCGGCACGGACCCGGGATGCGACCTTGCCGAGCGGCTCGACGGCGGTGAGCAGGTCGCTGGGATGCGAACGCGCCCCGACCGGCGGGAAGCAAGGGTCTTCAAACCCGGGGCGCAGTTCCCGACCTCTCCATCAAGGTGCGCAGCACCCGCAGCCGGCGCGGACGGTGGACGCGGGTGCGGCAACAGCTTCATGCTGGACCGGTTCGGGCCGATGGGGCCGGACGTCACGGAGGGCGACCCGGCGTCCTCCGCCGGGGGATCGGATCACCTCGTGCGCCTGCCAGACCAGCGCCTCCTGCCACGAGCTCTCGTCGTAGTCCTCGCGACCCTGCTCCCGCTCATCGGCCTCGACGTCCGGGCGACGGCCGCCGGATACGACGGGCCGCTCTGGGGGATGAGCCTGCCGAGCGGCAGCTACCAGCAGGGTGCCGCCGTGAGCGCCGAGGTCTCCGTGACCGGTGGTACCGCCGCCGTGCTCTTCACCGCGGCGATCGACGCAGGCGATGCCGGCGGCGGCTGGCGAGAGCTGGCCCGCTGGACGGTCAGCCTCTCGCCGGGTGAGTCCGCGACGCACACCTTCGCGCTGCCGGACCAGGCGAGCGGGCGGTATCCGATGCGGCTGCGGATCGGGGACCGCACCGTTGTGTTCGCCTACGTCGTCACCCGCCACGCCGAGACGAACGACCCTGCCATCATCCGCACCGCACGCTCGGTCGCACTCGAGCCGGGACGCCTCCCGCGTCGGGCGCGGCTCGCGACCTCGAGGCGCGTGCGCGGCACCCTTCGAGCCGACGGTGTACCGATGGTGGGTCAGCGGGTGATGGTCCAGGTCGCCGCCACCGCGGCGAAGCGCGGCGGCTGGGCGACCGTGCCGGGTTCGGCGGTGCTGACCGACGCACACGGCCGGTTCGCCCTCGCCGTGCCGACGTACTACTACGGCCGTCACACCTACCGGATCGAGGCACCGGCGGTGCTGGGGCACTGGACCGACGCCGGCCAGGTGCTCGGCTGGGCGGAGGCCTCCTCGGTGACGGCGGTGGTCAGGGTGCCGCTGAACCGCCCCGCACACGGTGGTGCCGGCCACTACCGCTTCCTGGTCGGCGCCAAGCGGGCCGGCTCGCCGGCCCGCTGGAACGGGTGCGTGCCGATCCCGTACTCGATCACCGGTGCGCACGCGCCGGCCGGTGCGGCCAGGACCGTACGGCGGGCGCTCGTGCGGGTGAGTGCGGCGACCGGACTCCGCTTCGTCTACCGGGGCAGGACCTCCTACCGGCCCTACCGCACGCCACGCTCGGCGACGCGGCGCCCCACTGGCATCACGTTCGCCTGGGCGAGCCCGCGGCAGGCTCCGAAGCTGTCCGGCGACGTGCTCGGCTACGGCGACGACGCACCGGCGGTGAACGGCCGCTGGACCAGCGGCGTGGTCGTGCTCGACAGGACGTTCCGTTACGAGCCCGGCTTCCGCGCCGCTGCCGGCCGATCGGCGATCGGGCTGGTCCTCCTGCACGAGATGGGGCACGTGCTGGGGCTGGCTCATGTGCGCGACCGCAGCCAGGTGATGTACCCGGTCCTGGGACGCCCCACCTCCGGCGGCTACCAGGCGGGCGACCTCACCGGCCTGCACCGCCTCGGTCTGGAGGCCGGCTGCGTCTGAGGCGGGATCCGGGCCGCGGGAACGAGCCGCCTCGGCCGATCGTTGGACCAGATGACGCCACCTAGGATGGGGGCAGTCAGGCTGTCGTCAGGGTGACGACAGCCACCGGCCTCCAAGGAGGAGACCATGCCAAGCAACAACCCGGTGTTCCGGAACTCCGACGAGTTCAAGTCCGGCTACAACTCCTACGGGAACGCCTCCTACGCCGGGAACGGCGCCGGCTACTCCGGCTATGGCGACCCGTCCACGTGGAGCGTGGGCACGCCGGGGGCCCCGACCGCGCCGGCGCGCGCCACCGGCCCGATGACGATCGACACGGTCGTCCAGCGGACCGCCATCAGCATCGTGGTCGTCTTCGTCGCCGCGCTGGCGACCTGGGTGCTGACGCCTTCGATCAGCTCGGAGCAGAACCTCAACGCCGTCTACAGCGCTGCTGTCGTCGGCAGCCTGGGTGCCTTCGTGCTCTCGATGGTCAACTCGTTCAAGCGGATCATCAGCCCGGCCCTGGTGATCGCCTTCGCTGCGTTCGAGGGCGTCGCGCTCGGCGCGCTGAGCAAGACCTTCGACGCCGCGTTCGGCAGCGGTGTCGTCACCGGTGCCGTGCTCGGCACCTTCGCCGCGTTCGCCGGCACGCTGGCGGCGTACAAGTACTTCGACATCCAGGTCGGCAACAAGTTCCGCACGATGGTGCTGGGTGCCGTGCTGGGCATGGTCGGGCTCTCGGTGCTCGAGCTGGTGCTGAGCCTGTTCGGCTCCGGCCTGGGCCTGTTCGGCTTCGGCGCGCTCGGCCTGCTCACCTCGGTGATCGGCCTGGCCCTGGGCGTCTTCATGCTGGTGATGGACTTCGACTTCGTCGAGCAGGGTGTCCGCAACGGGCTCCCCGAGCGGGAGTCGTGGCGGGCCGCCTTCGCGATGACCGTCAGCCTGGTCTGGATCTACACCAACCTGCTGCGCCTGCTGGCGATCGTGACGAACAACCGCTGACCTTCCCGCTCAGCGAGCCCGAGGCCGCCTGGCGACGCGCACCCACAGCCGTCCCAGGCGGCCTCGTGGCTTCGGCACCGAACCGAGCTCGGTGCCGGGAACGTTGACGGCCCGCAGGGCTGCGGCGGCGATCGGCAGGGCCGGCTGACCGCGGTACGTCGCCAGCTGGGCCTGCTCGTCACCGAGCAGCCCGAGGGCCGCGAGGGTCGAGGGCAGCAGCACCTCGGCCAGCGCCGCGTAGCCGGCCGCCGAGGGATGGAACTTGTCGGGCCCGAAGAAGAAGTCCCGGTCGGCGGTGAACTCCGGGCCCAGGATGTCGGCCAGCGAGATCGCGCGTCCGCCCGCGCGCACCACCCGGATCATCTGCTCGGCGGCGATGCGTCGCGACCAGGCGCGGGCGATCTGCCGCAACGGGGGCAGGATGGGCTTGATCGAGCCGAGATCGGGCACGGTACCGACCAGCACCGCCACGCCGTCGCCGTGCAGCCGCTCCACCGCCCGCACCAGGTGCGAGACGGCGACGGTGGGCCGCACCATCCGGACCACGTCGTTGGCGCCGATCAGGATGATCGCCACGTCGGCGTGCAGGGCCAGCGCCCTGTCGACCTGCTCGTCGAGCTCGGCGGAGACGGCGCCCACCACGGCCAGGTCGCGCAGCAGGATCTTGCGGCCGGACCACTCCGCGACACCCTGGCCGACCAGCGCACCGGGGGTCTCCGCGGCGACCTCGAGCCCGTAGCCCGCGGCGCTGGAGTCACCGAGGACGGCGACGGTGATCGGGGGCTCGTCCGCCCGCGGCCCGTCGGCGCCGTACGTGCCGGTGGGGTCGGGTGGCGGGATGAGGGTGACGGCGTTGATCGTCGCGTGCGCGAACTTCACCTCGGCGGCGATCACCGCGACGAACCCGCCGGCGGCCGCGGCCAGCCAGCCGCCGACCCGCAGCGCGGCGCTGGATCGTCCTCTGGCTCGCGTCACGGGGCCCACCCTACGAAAACCACCCGGCCGCTCGTTGCGCGGCCTGCCGGCTCGATCGCATACGGTGGCGCCATGGAGTACGTGGACTCGCTGCTCGACCTCATCGGCAACACCCCGCTGCTGAGGCTCGACCGCTCACTGGACGGACTGCCGACCGCCGGACCGATCGTCCTGGCCAAGGTCGAGTACCTCAACCCGGGTGGTTCGGTGAAGGACCGGATCGCCACCCGCATGATCGAGGCGGCGGAGGCCTCCGGCGCTCTGCAGCCGGGCGGGATGATCGTCGAGCCGACCAGTGGCAACACCGGCGTCGGCCTGGCGATGGTGGCGCAGAAGAAGGGCTACCGGTGCGTCTTCGTCTGCCCCGACAAGGTCAGCGAGGACAAGCGCAACGTGCTCAAGGCGTACGGCGCCGAGGTGGTCGTCTGCCCGACCGCCGTCGCGCCGGAGCACCCCGACTCCTACTACAACGTCAGCGACCGGCTCGCCTCTCAGCCGGGGGCGTGGAAGCCCGACCAGTACTCCAACCCGCACAACCCGCGCTCCCACTACGAGACCACCGGCCCCGAGATCTGGCGGCAGACCGAGGGCCGGATCACCCACTTCGTCGCCGGCGTCGGCACGGGCGGGACGATCAGTGGCATCGGCCGCTACCTGAAGGAGCAGAATCCCGCCGTCCAGATCATCGGCGCCGACCCTGCGGGCAGCGTCTACAGCGGTGGCACCGGCCGTCCCTATCTCGTCGAGGGCGTCGGCGAGGACTTCTGGCCCGAGACCTACGACCGCGAGGTGGCCGATCGCATCATCGAGGTCTCCGACGCCGACTCCTTCGCCTTCACCCGGCGGCTGGCCCGGGAGGAGGCCCTGCTGGTGGGCGGGTCGAGTGGCATGGCCGCCTTCGCCGCCAGGCAGCTCGCGCACGAGCTTGCCGAGGCGGGCGAGCACGACGCCGTGATCGTGGTCCTGCTCCCCGACTCCGGCCGCGGCTACCTCACCAAGGTCTTCAACGACGACTGGCTCGCACAGTACGGCTTCCCGACCGGCAAGGAGACCTCGAGCCAGACGGTGGGGGAGGTGCTGCGGGGCAAGAGCGGGCCGCTGCCGGCGCTGGTGCACACCCACCCGAGCGAGACGGTCGCGGAGGCGATCCACATCCTCCAGGAGTACGGCGTCAGCCAGATGCCGGTCGTGCGTGCCGAGCCGCCGATCGTGGCCGCGGAGGTGGCCGGTTCGGTCTCCGACCGCAGCCTGATGGATGCGCTCTTCACCGGCACCGCCAAGCTCACGGACCCGGTCGAGCAGCACATGTCGCCGGCGCTCCCGACGATCGGCTCCACCGAGGAGGCAGCCGCGGCGGTGGCGTTGCTGGAGTCGGCGGACGCGGTGCTCGTGCACGAGGACGGCAAGCCCGTCGGGGTGCTCACGCGGCAGGATCTGCTGACCGTCCTGGCGAACAGCTG from Nocardioides sp. BP30 encodes:
- a CDS encoding TetR/AcrR family transcriptional regulator, translating into MATDARVDPRAERTRRQIRDAVVALAGSGAEPITVSAVARAAGVNRSSFYAHFDSLEDVACSMLDESLAEIADLGWRERATPGADRGAQGRRDLLALVGHVSQHRAFYAAVLARGAAAAPAQNHVASVLRSRFEESFLRYGALEIAGEPAVTAASIGVGAALAALVTAWLRDDLSCSAEELAAHCAEVFPEWTRRLQAPGATTAPHDTHLEARRAP
- a CDS encoding matrixin family metalloprotease; this encodes MRLPDQRLLPRALVVVLATLLPLIGLDVRATAAGYDGPLWGMSLPSGSYQQGAAVSAEVSVTGGTAAVLFTAAIDAGDAGGGWRELARWTVSLSPGESATHTFALPDQASGRYPMRLRIGDRTVVFAYVVTRHAETNDPAIIRTARSVALEPGRLPRRARLATSRRVRGTLRADGVPMVGQRVMVQVAATAAKRGGWATVPGSAVLTDAHGRFALAVPTYYYGRHTYRIEAPAVLGHWTDAGQVLGWAEASSVTAVVRVPLNRPAHGGAGHYRFLVGAKRAGSPARWNGCVPIPYSITGAHAPAGAARTVRRALVRVSAATGLRFVYRGRTSYRPYRTPRSATRRPTGITFAWASPRQAPKLSGDVLGYGDDAPAVNGRWTSGVVVLDRTFRYEPGFRAAAGRSAIGLVLLHEMGHVLGLAHVRDRSQVMYPVLGRPTSGGYQAGDLTGLHRLGLEAGCV
- a CDS encoding Bax inhibitor-1/YccA family protein; its protein translation is MPSNNPVFRNSDEFKSGYNSYGNASYAGNGAGYSGYGDPSTWSVGTPGAPTAPARATGPMTIDTVVQRTAISIVVVFVAALATWVLTPSISSEQNLNAVYSAAVVGSLGAFVLSMVNSFKRIISPALVIAFAAFEGVALGALSKTFDAAFGSGVVTGAVLGTFAAFAGTLAAYKYFDIQVGNKFRTMVLGAVLGMVGLSVLELVLSLFGSGLGLFGFGALGLLTSVIGLALGVFMLVMDFDFVEQGVRNGLPERESWRAAFAMTVSLVWIYTNLLRLLAIVTNNR
- a CDS encoding SGNH/GDSL hydrolase family protein, which codes for MTRARGRSSAALRVGGWLAAAAGGFVAVIAAEVKFAHATINAVTLIPPPDPTGTYGADGPRADEPPITVAVLGDSSAAGYGLEVAAETPGALVGQGVAEWSGRKILLRDLAVVGAVSAELDEQVDRALALHADVAIILIGANDVVRMVRPTVAVSHLVRAVERLHGDGVAVLVGTVPDLGSIKPILPPLRQIARAWSRRIAAEQMIRVVRAGGRAISLADILGPEFTADRDFFFGPDKFHPSAAGYAALAEVLLPSTLAALGLLGDEQAQLATYRGQPALPIAAAALRAVNVPGTELGSVPKPRGRLGRLWVRVARRPRAR
- a CDS encoding cystathionine beta-synthase translates to MEYVDSLLDLIGNTPLLRLDRSLDGLPTAGPIVLAKVEYLNPGGSVKDRIATRMIEAAEASGALQPGGMIVEPTSGNTGVGLAMVAQKKGYRCVFVCPDKVSEDKRNVLKAYGAEVVVCPTAVAPEHPDSYYNVSDRLASQPGAWKPDQYSNPHNPRSHYETTGPEIWRQTEGRITHFVAGVGTGGTISGIGRYLKEQNPAVQIIGADPAGSVYSGGTGRPYLVEGVGEDFWPETYDREVADRIIEVSDADSFAFTRRLAREEALLVGGSSGMAAFAARQLAHELAEAGEHDAVIVVLLPDSGRGYLTKVFNDDWLAQYGFPTGKETSSQTVGEVLRGKSGPLPALVHTHPSETVAEAIHILQEYGVSQMPVVRAEPPIVAAEVAGSVSDRSLMDALFTGTAKLTDPVEQHMSPALPTIGSTEEAAAAVALLESADAVLVHEDGKPVGVLTRQDLLTVLANS